One part of the Rhodamnia argentea isolate NSW1041297 unplaced genomic scaffold, ASM2092103v1 Rarg_v2.67, whole genome shotgun sequence genome encodes these proteins:
- the LOC125313565 gene encoding LOW QUALITY PROTEIN: cytochrome f-like (The sequence of the model RefSeq protein was modified relative to this genomic sequence to represent the inferred CDS: deleted 1 base in 1 codon) gives MQTKNTFSWIKKEIIRSISVSLMVYIITRTSISNAYPIFAQQGYENPREATGRIVCANCHLANKPVDIEVPQAVLPDTVFEAVVRIPYDIQVKQVLANGKKGGLNVGAVLILPEGFELAPPDRISPEMKEKIGNLSFQSYRPTKKNILVIGPVSGQKYSEVTFPILSPDPATNKDVHFLKYPIYVGGNRGRGQIYPDGNKSNNTVYNATASGVVSKIIRKEKGGYEITISDESYERQVVDIIPPGPELLVSEGESIKLDQPLTSNPNVGGFGQGDAEIVLQDPFRVQGLLFFLASVILAQIFLVLKKKQFEKVQLSEMNF, from the exons ATGCAAACTAAAAACACCTTTTCTTGGATAAAGAAAGAGATTATTCGATCTATTTCCGTATCGCTGATGGTATATATCATAACTCGGACATCCATTTCAAATGCATATCCCATTTTTGCACAGCAGGGTTATGAAAATCCACGAGAAGCGACCGGGCGTATTGTATGTGCCAATTGCCATTTAGCTAATAAGCCCGTGGATATTGAGGTTCCGCAAGCGGTACTTCCTGATACTGTATTTGAGGCAGTTGTTCGAATTCCTTATGATATTCAAGTTAAACAAGTTCTTGCTAATGGTAAAAAGGGAGGTTTGAATGTGGGGGCTGTTCTTATTTTACCTGAGGGATTTGAATTAGCCCCCCCCGATCGTATTTCGCCCGAGATGAAAGAAAAGATAGGCAATCTGTCTTTTCAGAGCTATCGCcccactaaaaaaaatattcttgtgATAGGTCCTGTTTCTGGTCAGAAATATAGTGAAGTCACCTTTCCTATTCTTTCCCCGGACCCCGCTACTAATAAAGATGTTCACTTCTTAAAATATCCCATATATGTAGGCGGGAACAGAGGAAGGGGTCAGATTTATCCCGATGGGAACAAGAGTAACAATACAGTTTATAATGCTACAGCGTCTGGTGTAGTAAGTAAAATCatacgaaaagaa aagggggggTACGAAATAACCATATCGGATGAGTCATATGAACGTCAAGTGGTTGATATTATTCCCCCAGGGCCAGAACTTCTTGTTTCCGAAGGCGAATCTATCAAACTTGATCAGCCATTAACGAGTAATCCTAATGTGGGTGGATTTGGTCAAGGGGACGCAGAAATAGTACTTCAAGATCCATTCCGTGTCCAAGGCCTTTTGTTCTTCTTGGCATCTGTTATTTTGgcacaaatatttttggttCTTAAGAAGAAACAGTTTGAGAAGGTTCAATTGTCCGAAATGAATTTCTAG